The DNA region ATGCCCTATCACTGACTGATTTAACTTTTTTTGGTCCTTTTTTCAGGATACAACCTTTAAGATTAGTACGGAGCTCATGAAACCCATAGAGGAAGAGGTGAAATCTGTAAACCAGAAGTACAAGTTCAGTGGATACgaggtcagtgtttcccagaatATGGACTCCTCTGCATTCTCATCTACTGGTTACTCTTACGGTAGCCTAAGCCTGGCGAACTTGGGGATTTTAAAAAGTAATGCAATAAACGAGGGTATATTACTTTGAAATGGTTATATATACAGGCAATTTTCGACTGACATAAGTAATCTGTTCCACAAACACTTGCACAAGTCAAACTTAAAAATTGGATTTATCTTCTTATACCATTTAAGGTAAAACTAGCAAAAACAAGCCAAAAATATACTGGTATCGTACTGAAGAATGCACATTAAAGAAATGAAAAGAGAAAGCGTACATTTATTTATGGGCATAAGTCACCTTTTTGTATTGTCGCTTCCATGAACTTTATGTATCTTGGATTCTTATTGTGTACAGATACAGTGAAGTCGGTTTTACGCAAGTCAAGAACTGCCTGTATTGTCCTTTTGGGAAGTGTTTTGTCAGGTGGGGCGCTTTCAGCTTCAGAGTGTCTGTGTGACAGCTATCTAACAGGCATTGTGGGTTGAAACATTGCTTGCTGTATAAATTGGCTCTTCGATTCCATCGCCAGTTCACCCAATCTCTCATGAGGTGTTCCCGTTAAAGCCGGCCCTGACACAGACTTTTCCTTTTCTGTGCTCTCAGCCATCTGCTCCTGGTCCCTGTTTGACCTCTTGGTTTTTACTGAGTAATATCACATACTCGAAGGACAGCCGTATTTACTTTGATCCACCCAAAGCCCAGTAAATGCCCAGGGAAAAAAATAGACTTTGCATTTCAGAAGAGAAACCAAGATATCTCAGATGCACAGTGGAATGTAGGCTGATTCTTGTGTTCCTCTGGGTCTCTTGACCACAGATAATGTAGCTTATTGTGTAATTTTAAGTAATACTGTGCTAATTTTTTCAGCATGTAGGTTTCCTTAATTTATGTGGCACCCGCATCTGGTTGGTGCACATCTTCATATTCTGCAAGGGCgttggccaatcatgtagcacacTTCCAGAGGGTACTTAcctacacaattagcaaaaggaGCCCCCACCCTCTGAGAACCAAGAGCCCACACAGtttctcaacccccccccccctcttttgtGCAAGTTGCATACAAGCCGAAAAGGAGGGAGAAAAGTTTTCAGTGTTTCTCAGGTCCGACTGGGACCATACAGAAACAGTCTGAGATTACAGCACCCCCTTATGGACACTGCATGTGTTTTGGGTTAAACCCTTTTGAGCAATAAGCTAAATAGCTTCTATAAGCactgcttttaaaaatatttaaggcCTTGTCCACATGTACATGggtatttttaaaaactgtctACACATCGACACTGAAAATCTTCACCCTAGATGCAGCGTTCCAAAAGCTGTTTTCAGTGACCTAAATGCTATTTCCGTGTGGATGAAAGGCCAAAATGTATAGGAAAAgctatgtttttaaaaatacccGTGTACATGTGGACGAGGCCAAAAACGTCCATTTCCACTCTGCTTTTTAATGATGTGTTCCATGTGCTTTGAAAATGTGTGTACATCACCAGCTCCAGCCATTTGTAATTCTAATATTTTGTTTCTTGTTCTTTCGTGCAGTTCACCTACGGCAAAACACAGACCGTTGACATACTGTTTTACATCAAGGGTGCAAATTCAGGAAAGAAGATTGACAGTCAATTAAACGGTACATCCAAGCTATGATCGCACCCTCATTATTGCAGCCATGTACAAAATAAGTATCAGGAACGGAAGGCATCCTTTGTAGTGGCCCTGTGTAAAACTTTCGGCCTGTGATATCTGGCCTGTGATTTCACCAAGCTTTCCACGTCTGTCCCACAGTGACCCTCTACAACTGTTCGATGGGTCGTGAAGACTGTAGCTTGTGTAAGAGTGCTGACCCTAAGTATAACTGCGTCTGGTGCACCAAGACCAGTTCTTGTTTGTACAGACAACTTTGCCCCGGTGGTGAGCGGCCGGACTGCCCTGGTCCCACAATTACGGAAGTAAGTTTCTGAAGCTCATCCACTGAGTTCTCATGCATAcagaaatatgtattttctgatCCCAGAACCCGGCAGATAATTGTTCATGTTTTAGTTTGTGCTGACATGAATGTCATAACTTTCTTTCTTTAGATCGTCCCTCGATATGGGCCTTTAGATGGTGGGATTTCGGTTACTATTAAAGGATCCAACCTGGGCATTAGGAAGGAGGATATCGATAACATCACTGTGGCGGGTATCCCCTGTGTGCACCAGCAAGAGAAATACTCTGTGTCCACCAGGTACCACTCAGCACCTGCTCACCTCTCTGTGGCGGATGGAGAAGGAGCTAGTTATGACCATGTCCTGCATAGATCCCTAAATGCGAAGCGAAGCAGACCATTCGATGTGTGATTGTCCCCTGTACTTGTCTGTGCCTTTCTGTAACCAGCTGCTCATGCCGTTTCAGTGTGGTATGCGAAATAGGCAGTAAGAGCACGGCCAACTCGGGTCATGTGGAGGTTCAGGTGAAAGGAGGGAAGATTGGAAGGTCACAGGTTCTTTTCACATACAGGGTAAGAGGCCATCATAGGGCCTAGCAGCATGTAGACGTCGCATGTTCTTTCCATGCTGATATGGTGATTCCATTGCGCTCTCTGATTTACCCCTCtgacacagtccaaagacatgctatgGTGAATTGAAGTTGCCAAATTGTCCCCAATCGTGAATGTGCATGTGAATGGTCTGTGTAGCCTGCGATgccttggtgccccatcctgggttgttgctTCTGTTTGCAAGTGTTTTTGATCCCTTTTTCTCACTGACTTTTGTAAAACATTCTTATGGAATAGTCTAAATACCATCCCCCACTCCTCCAAACCCTGTAGGATCCTAAACCTGAGAGGATCGAGCCACTCCAAGGCCCACAAGCAGGGGGAACAGTTATCACCATATATGGAACAGATTTGGACACAGGCAGCAAGGAAGACCTCAACATTTCTATAGGTGGTGCTCCCTGCACTGTGTAAGTGTGCATCTTGGCACTAAAGGGGTTATTCTTCTCCAGTAGCGCCTGTGATGACGATTGGCTTTTCACAAAGAGGTGTTCGACATGGTGCAGAAAAAAGCAGTAATGAAAAAATATGAGTGTGTCCACTTCACAGAAAGGGGCTTTTTATAACAGCATTTTCTTTGTGATGAGTCAGTGTGCCCTGCCATATAATAAATTCATGTCTCTATTCACAGTGAGACATTCAACAAAACAATTACATGTAAAACCGGCAAGTATAATGACAGTGTCCCATCTGACAAGCTGATGGTCAAAGTCTGTTATGGAAAGACCACCAAAAAGCCGGTTCCTCAGCAATACAGGTTTTTACAGAACCCCAAAGTAGACGGCCTTCACCCAGGCGGGAGTTTTTATTGGTGAGTCCCTATTGTATACCCTTCACTACTTAATGTGTTTGACCCAGTAGGGGAAGTCATTGAAAAAAATagtggaaattaaaaataactggAATAGTTGTAAATGCATCAGCTGCTAGTAGGATCATTTTGAATGAAACCTTAGCAAGATATTGAAAATAAGGATTGTGTTTATATGGCTTGAAGTGTTAGGCTCTTGAAGTATGCTCTACTTTCAGTGGTGGGAGGAAGATTATGGCGAAAGGCTCTAGATTTGGTCCTATCCAGAAAGCCAAAATTGTGGTGGAAGTCAAGCACACAACCAGTACCATCCCAATGGAGGTATGTGTACAGTGAAGATGATGAAATTACCATTGTAGCAGAATACAAACACTGGGTAATGGAGTTGTGAATACTCACACCTGTTAGGACAGACAGATATCAAGGTTACAGCCTTGGACTGAAATGTCTGAACACATCATGGTAGCAGTGAATCAAGTTTCCAATTCCCCTTTCAGTACGAACAAGAGGCCTTCAGCAGGAATGATACGGAACTGCACTTCTTCTCCCCAACTGTGAACAAGACCGAGGATATCCAGTCCTGCACAACCTACGTAGTTatggataatatcaagactgaaATGAAGTTTAAATATCATAGTGATCCTATTTTTGATGAGGTTCAAAGGaagaaaataacagaaaacAGTATCATATCTGTCACGGTAAGCAAGACATTCAAAGAAGTTACCTCAATCATCAGTCTCCATCGTGCTCTATCCTGAAAATCTggattttgtttacattgccttAGGATTACTTCCTCCTTTGCCTATGCAGGGTAGCGGTTTTGCCAGGGCAATGACTGCTAAGGAAGCAGAAGCCTTTTTGGGAGATGCCAAATGTGTGGTCAACACCTTGCAGGACGACAAATTGTTCCTAGATGCCCCAACCTCTCACCCAACCCAAAGAGACACCAGttcagaccagctggacctcATGGTGAGCAACTGTGCTGCAAAGAGCTGCCTTTGAGCATTAAATGTATCAAACACACTTCAGTGAGATTAAACACGACGTCTGAATCTCTTCTGAATGCAAGTTTAACTGGTAGTCTGCTCAAGCCTTGGATTTTTGGTTGCTTTTCAGATCAAGTTTGGTCATGGTGAATGGGTCATCGGTTCCGTCGAATATGGATGGAGAACAGATGTTCCTTTTGCGATCATCATTCCTGCCGTGATCACTCCCATGCTGCTTATAATCATAATTGCTGTCTACTGCTACAGGTAAGACACTTCGTTTCACATTTCTGACCCTGAATGTGCTTGTGCGCACTTGAGTGTGTATTCACATGCATGTCCTGTACAGGAGGAAAAGCCAGCAGGCTGAAAGAGAGTATGAAAAGGTGAAGCACCAgctggagaacctggaggagaGCGTTCGTGACCGCTGCAAGAAAGAGTTCACAGGTCTCCCAATTATACGTATTTCGAGTTTAAATTTTTAAAGCTCGGTTTCCTTATTTTCTAAAGGTCTTAACCAATTGTCATCAACAGTAAAAGCAATTGTCGGTCAATGCTTTACGCTAATTTCACCTTCATAAtgtctttataatgcattcatagaacattcagggcaccttcataatgcattcatagtcataagcagcatgtaagtgtaCCTTAAGATACAACAGCTTTAATATGTATTAACCAACATTATATGAAtatgatgtttgttattaaAGTATATTACAGATGTCATATCTTGTTCATTAAAAGTTTTATGAACGTGATGGTTTAAGACAGGTTAAAGTacaaatgttctatgaatgcattatacatgcactttgaaggtgcagttaatgtaaagcaaatGTCCTCTCAGTTTGTGGGGATTAATTATTGAACCATTATGCATTTCAGATCTCATGATTGAAATGGACGAGCATACCAGTGACCTCAGTGAGGGTCGCATCCCCTTCTTGGACTACAAGACGTACACAGACCGCGTCTTCTTCCTGCCCTCTAAGGATGGCGCCAAAGATGTCATGATTACGGGCAAGCTGGACATCCCCGATGGAAGGAAGGCCACTGTAACACAGGCCCTTAACCAGTTCTCCAACCTGCTGAACAGCAAGCCCTTCCTCATCAATGTGAGCCCAAAACCATCCATGTTCTTGATAATCAAAGAGTTTTTATATAAAGGACTTCAAGTCATGAGTATTTTTCTTGGCTATGTCATTGTTGCAAAGACATCGGGCATGATTTCATTTGCTGCCTTGCCAGTTTATTCGCACCCTGGAGGCTCGGCCAGACTTCAACGCCCGGGCCAGAGGATACTTTGCCTCCTTACTCACTGTGGCACTGCACGGTAAGCTGGAGTACTACACGGACATCATGAGGACTCTGCTGCTCGAACTCATGGAGCAGTATGTCCGCAGCAAGAACCCCAAGTTAATGTTGCGCAGGTGAGGAATGTTGCAGTAGGGGACCTATGCACTCAAAATCAACATGCTTTACTCTTCCTGTTGGTGGCTCCTGAATGGTGATGACTATTTCTGCCCAACCCCTATAGATCAGAGACTGTGGTCGAGCGAATGCTGTGCAACTGGATGTCAATCTGCCTTTATCAATTCCTAAAGGTGAGGGAAATGTATGAGGAAAAAGGTCTAAGGGGCAAAGATGGAAACCTTCAGTTTCTTCTCTCCGAATTATTTCATTCTATTGTTACAGCAATTTTAGCAGCATGTACAGGATTAGTTGTAGCTGAAACAGAATAAGTTGCTTCACATGATGTCACAGGGCAAGTTTGGTCTGGAAAGCAGCTCGTGAAGTTGCTGTGATCAGCTTGGTTGTCGCTCACTCTCCATTTGTGCTGTTCGTGTGGGCAGGACTCGGCAGGGGAGCCTCTGTACAAGCTGTTCAAGGCCATCAAGCACCAGGTGGAGAAGGGCCCCATCGATGCGGTGGTGAAGAAGGCCAAGTACACATTGAACGATACCGGTCTCCTGGGGGACGACGTGGAGTACTGCCCATTGGTAAGCGAGAGCCAGGAGAGCCATGTTCTCTTGCAGAGCTCTCTTTATGTATGTCCCCAGGTCACCTCAGTGAAATACTTGAAAGCATCAAAATGCTTTAAGGTTGCATGATGGGAGGAAGGcaaaggtggaaatttcaggttcagaaagtacaaatccagaccgagattttatttcaaccaaacagttgagtgtaaagagtcacattcacagagtactgaactggttgTCTGAAACAGAATTAGTCTGAATTTGTATTTTCTGGAACTGAACTTTCAACCTCTGGATGAATGCCTTAGAGGAGACCAACCTACTGATAATGACTGTATCTCTAATTAGACTCTGCAGGTGCTGGTACATGGAGAGGGGCCGGACGTCACCCTGGTGAAGGTGCTCAACTGCGATACCATCTcccaggtgaaggagaagatcaTCGATCAGGTGTATAAAAACCTGCCCTACTCTCAGAGACCCAAGATGGAGAGTGTGACACTCGGTGAGGACTTCGTAAATGAATAAGAAATATTTGGATTATATGgaataaaatattattattcactGTTATAAGTATAGCTACAACTTAAATGGGCTCAGTGCAGAATTGCAGTATCAGAGTGACTGGGCTATTTATTTTATACTCTTTCTTGAGACAGTATTTTTTCCCACTACAGAATGGCGCCCTGGCTCCACTGGACAGATCTTATCTGACCTGGATTTGACATCCCAGAAAGAAGGTAGATGGAGGAGAATGAACACTTTGGCACACTATAATGTGAGTAGTAGGACAATATATTGGTACTTTCATTCTGGCCCCAATGGCTGCTTTGCATCTGCACCACACGCAGGCATGACCTGAAGCCTGTGTTTCAGGTGCGGGACAATGCAACCCTGGTCTTGTCCAAGGTCCTGCATCCACTACAGTCTTTTGACCAACATCAGGACAGCCATGAAGAGAGTGAGTGGTCACTTTGCACGTCTGTCTCCTCCTTACCTCATTTACCAACACCAGTTGACTTTTTTCCTGCACCCCTTTCTTCCTGTATCTGCTTCTCCAGCAAATAATTTGCTGGACGACGACAAAGTTTTCCACCTGGTGCGGCCAATGGACGACCTGGATGAGGTCAAGAAAGGCAGCAAGGAAAAGTCGATGACCAAAGCCATCACCGAGCTTTATCTCACACGCTTGCTCTCTGTCAAGGTCAGATTTCTTGATACATCAGACTGCTGAAGCCTATGCAATGATTACAAAATCGTTAATCTAGGTAACTCTTTTTCAAATTGTACTTAAATTATGTCTATGGGGGGCAGTGCAGTGGGTagagctgttgcctcacacctgtgggaccagggttcaagtctcacCCCATTGctccatgtatgtggagtttgcatgttttcctccaggtactccaattTCCCCCTtccacagtacaaaaacatgcagaggttaattggagttaccaaattgcccatatgcgtacatgtgagagtgaatggtgtatgagtgtaccctgcaatgggttggcaccctatcctgagttgttccttgGCTTGTGCTTGTAGCATCCAgaataggctccagatcccctatgaccctgaatagaacaagtgagtatggatggatggatggatggatggacggatggatatcTATAAGGATGCAAACCAAACCAAGTTTTCTACAGTCATTTGGTGTTCAGATATTTACTGGCCTTGCAATCTGAGAAGCCAGGCATGGCTTATACACAGATGAGCCTTCCTATCCGCATTTTTCGCTCGGATGACTAGGTGTGTCCTCTTATGGCTTTGACTTTGTGTGTGACATGCATGTGCCTCATTTGTCTACTTCAGGGCACCTTGCAGAAGTTTGTGGACGACTTCTTCCGCAGCGTCCTGTGTTCAGGGGCAGTGGTGCCCCCGGCTGTCAAGTACTTCTTCGATTTCTTGGATGAGCAGGCACAGAAGCATGACAACGTGGACGATGAGACCATCCACATCTGGAAGACCAACAGGTACGCCACCTGAGCATCTGGTGAGCGAGAGCATGCAGGCATGTGCGGGCATTTGTATAAATATTCAGTTCTTCCCGTTTAGTGTCCCCTCTGAAAGCCTGGTGAATGTTTCCAATGCATTGCTGGGGAAAAGCAGATGTAATGCTCTGATATTCCATCTGTGTCATA from Brienomyrus brachyistius isolate T26 chromosome 1, BBRACH_0.4, whole genome shotgun sequence includes:
- the LOC125745746 gene encoding plexin-B2-like isoform X1, translated to MFEPTNLINDRQRIGFKMASWTLAALLLSLSTVCCERYKEFVTPTPINNVVQDPRTGRIYLGAVNAIYQLNSSLEKEKVATTGPKKDDRQCTPPIQMSCAHAKDTNNTNKLLLVNSANDSLIVCGSLFRGLCSLLNLSNVEQPIYYNDNKGEKTYVASIEETVSVVGVMANFVKDSETLPVFVVGKGYGSQDSSKLISTRILQDYNDWVIFENIVDASGVQATPFITKYLHNFRYSFKENGFLYFFFTRTRGESDNKNYTFISRLCENDQNYYSYIELQLNCSQDNKYNKAQTAYITSAGEELANNLSASGQYGVVQPMDKVLFVVSSTDGDESDSALCMYPLNAINNRFKDILRACYLQQGYENNKIAVDSPYSARPPSFCSLIMQDKWLQFDCGADFLPSPLASAQSLALTSDAIYETNDLLTAVAVAVENQHTVAFLGTSNGEVKKLHLPGNQDYHTITVSNSGDMVNKNLLFDTNYTHLYITTKNKISKVPVQACHLKKDCQSCMALRDPYCGWCVLEGRCTRKSDCERAGESAHWLWSPTNQCVEIESFQPPNLSCKKGNKVAITMKKGSFPTVNSNDNLKCKFGSSVSQATIKEEQQKSVVTCMAPALGRITSTSENPDFMEVPVTIFAKDQVELTSKYFTFYDCSAAPRRVENTPCISCVTSAWKCQWKTQDFTCSDSDDVQDPYIIKPGEDSKCPRFEKPEPNLISVGMKTPITFTGVNLQASKDTTFKISTELMKPIEEEVKSVNQKYKFSGYEFTYGKTQTVDILFYIKGANSGKKIDSQLNVTLYNCSMGREDCSLCKSADPKYNCVWCTKTSSCLYRQLCPGGERPDCPGPTITEIVPRYGPLDGGISVTIKGSNLGIRKEDIDNITVAGIPCVHQQEKYSVSTSVVCEIGSKSTANSGHVEVQVKGGKIGRSQVLFTYRDPKPERIEPLQGPQAGGTVITIYGTDLDTGSKEDLNISIGGAPCTVETFNKTITCKTGKYNDSVPSDKLMVKVCYGKTTKKPVPQQYRFLQNPKVDGLHPGGSFYCGGRKIMAKGSRFGPIQKAKIVVEVKHTTSTIPMEYEQEAFSRNDTELHFFSPTVNKTEDIQSCTTYVVMDNIKTEMKFKYHSDPIFDEVQRKKITENSIISVTGSGFARAMTAKEAEAFLGDAKCVVNTLQDDKLFLDAPTSHPTQRDTSSDQLDLMIKFGHGEWVIGSVEYGWRTDVPFAIIIPAVITPMLLIIIIAVYCYRRKSQQAEREYEKVKHQLENLEESVRDRCKKEFTDLMIEMDEHTSDLSEGRIPFLDYKTYTDRVFFLPSKDGAKDVMITGKLDIPDGRKATVTQALNQFSNLLNSKPFLINFIRTLEARPDFNARARGYFASLLTVALHGKLEYYTDIMRTLLLELMEQYVRSKNPKLMLRRSETVVERMLCNWMSICLYQFLKDSAGEPLYKLFKAIKHQVEKGPIDAVVKKAKYTLNDTGLLGDDVEYCPLTLQVLVHGEGPDVTLVKVLNCDTISQVKEKIIDQVYKNLPYSQRPKMESVTLEWRPGSTGQILSDLDLTSQKEGRWRRMNTLAHYNVRDNATLVLSKVLHPLQSFDQHQDSHEETNNLLDDDKVFHLVRPMDDLDEVKKGSKEKSMTKAITELYLTRLLSVKGTLQKFVDDFFRSVLCSGAVVPPAVKYFFDFLDEQAQKHDNVDDETIHIWKTNSLPLRFWVNILKNPHFIFDVHVSEVVDASLSVIAQTFMDACTKSEHKLSRDSPSNKLLYAKEISTYKKMVDEYYKGIRQMISVSDQDMNTHLAEVSRSHTDKLNTQVALHQLYQYASKYYDVIITSLDEDPAAQNKQLTLRLQQIAAALENKVTDL
- the LOC125745746 gene encoding plexin-B2-like isoform X2 codes for the protein MASWTLAALLLSLSTVCCERYKEFVTPTPINNVVQDPRTGRIYLGAVNAIYQLNSSLEKEKVATTGPKKDDRQCTPPIQMSCAHAKDTNNTNKLLLVNSANDSLIVCGSLFRGLCSLLNLSNVEQPIYYNDNKGEKTYVASIEETVSVVGVMANFVKDSETLPVFVVGKGYGSQDSSKLISTRILQDYNDWVIFENIVDASGVQATPFITKYLHNFRYSFKENGFLYFFFTRTRGESDNKNYTFISRLCENDQNYYSYIELQLNCSQDNKYNKAQTAYITSAGEELANNLSASGQYGVVQPMDKVLFVVSSTDGDESDSALCMYPLNAINNRFKDILRACYLQQGYENNKIAVDSPYSARPPSFCSLIMQDKWLQFDCGADFLPSPLASAQSLALTSDAIYETNDLLTAVAVAVENQHTVAFLGTSNGEVKKLHLPGNQDYHTITVSNSGDMVNKNLLFDTNYTHLYITTKNKISKVPVQACHLKKDCQSCMALRDPYCGWCVLEGRCTRKSDCERAGESAHWLWSPTNQCVEIESFQPPNLSCKKGNKVAITMKKGSFPTVNSNDNLKCKFGSSVSQATIKEEQQKSVVTCMAPALGRITSTSENPDFMEVPVTIFAKDQVELTSKYFTFYDCSAAPRRVENTPCISCVTSAWKCQWKTQDFTCSDSDDVQDPYIIKPGEDSKCPRFEKPEPNLISVGMKTPITFTGVNLQASKDTTFKISTELMKPIEEEVKSVNQKYKFSGYEFTYGKTQTVDILFYIKGANSGKKIDSQLNVTLYNCSMGREDCSLCKSADPKYNCVWCTKTSSCLYRQLCPGGERPDCPGPTITEIVPRYGPLDGGISVTIKGSNLGIRKEDIDNITVAGIPCVHQQEKYSVSTSVVCEIGSKSTANSGHVEVQVKGGKIGRSQVLFTYRDPKPERIEPLQGPQAGGTVITIYGTDLDTGSKEDLNISIGGAPCTVETFNKTITCKTGKYNDSVPSDKLMVKVCYGKTTKKPVPQQYRFLQNPKVDGLHPGGSFYCGGRKIMAKGSRFGPIQKAKIVVEVKHTTSTIPMEYEQEAFSRNDTELHFFSPTVNKTEDIQSCTTYVVMDNIKTEMKFKYHSDPIFDEVQRKKITENSIISVTGSGFARAMTAKEAEAFLGDAKCVVNTLQDDKLFLDAPTSHPTQRDTSSDQLDLMIKFGHGEWVIGSVEYGWRTDVPFAIIIPAVITPMLLIIIIAVYCYRRKSQQAEREYEKVKHQLENLEESVRDRCKKEFTDLMIEMDEHTSDLSEGRIPFLDYKTYTDRVFFLPSKDGAKDVMITGKLDIPDGRKATVTQALNQFSNLLNSKPFLINFIRTLEARPDFNARARGYFASLLTVALHGKLEYYTDIMRTLLLELMEQYVRSKNPKLMLRRSETVVERMLCNWMSICLYQFLKDSAGEPLYKLFKAIKHQVEKGPIDAVVKKAKYTLNDTGLLGDDVEYCPLTLQVLVHGEGPDVTLVKVLNCDTISQVKEKIIDQVYKNLPYSQRPKMESVTLEWRPGSTGQILSDLDLTSQKEGRWRRMNTLAHYNVRDNATLVLSKVLHPLQSFDQHQDSHEETNNLLDDDKVFHLVRPMDDLDEVKKGSKEKSMTKAITELYLTRLLSVKGTLQKFVDDFFRSVLCSGAVVPPAVKYFFDFLDEQAQKHDNVDDETIHIWKTNSLPLRFWVNILKNPHFIFDVHVSEVVDASLSVIAQTFMDACTKSEHKLSRDSPSNKLLYAKEISTYKKMVDEYYKGIRQMISVSDQDMNTHLAEVSRSHTDKLNTQVALHQLYQYASKYYDVIITSLDEDPAAQNKQLTLRLQQIAAALENKVTDL